From the genome of Abyssicoccus albus, one region includes:
- the purC gene encoding phosphoribosylaminoimidazolesuccinocarboxamide synthase → MELLYEGKAKRIYKTDTPNELHVQYKDDVTAGNGEKHDIMEGKGRLNNEISSLIFEYLHDFGIESHFIKKLSDTEQLVRSMKIIPLEVVVRNVAAGSITKRLPFESGQPLNKPLVEFFYKDDALGDPLITDAHVKALNIASDVEIAALKTKALKINEALIELMDKMNLQLVDFKIEFGKDDQGIITLADEISPDTCRLWDKDTKENFDKDVYRKSTGNLLDAYEAFYKKLKGAVL, encoded by the coding sequence GTGGAATTATTATATGAAGGTAAAGCTAAACGTATTTATAAAACAGACACTCCAAATGAACTGCACGTTCAGTATAAAGATGATGTTACTGCTGGAAATGGTGAGAAACATGACATTATGGAAGGAAAAGGTCGATTAAATAACGAAATTTCGAGCTTGATTTTCGAATATTTGCATGACTTTGGCATTGAATCACACTTTATTAAGAAATTATCCGACACGGAGCAACTTGTCCGAAGTATGAAGATTATTCCGTTAGAAGTGGTCGTACGAAATGTTGCGGCGGGAAGCATTACGAAAAGGTTGCCGTTTGAATCAGGTCAACCATTAAATAAGCCGCTCGTTGAGTTTTTCTATAAAGATGATGCATTAGGTGACCCACTCATAACAGATGCACATGTGAAAGCATTGAATATTGCAAGCGACGTAGAAATTGCAGCATTAAAAACGAAAGCGTTAAAGATTAATGAAGCACTCATTGAATTGATGGATAAAATGAACTTACAACTCGTCGACTTCAAAATTGAATTCGGCAAAGATGACCAAGGGATTATTACACTTGCCGATGAAATTTCACCAGATACTTGCCGATTATGGGATAAAGATACGAAAGAAAACTTCGATAAAGATGTTTATCGTAAATCAACTGGAAACTTACTCGATGCATACGAAGCATTCTACAAAAAATTAAAAGGGGCTGTCTTATAA
- the purU gene encoding formyltetrahydrofolate deformylase, with protein MNNSVLIAHTKDRVGVTSELTSLIADGGCNIEHLDHFLDHESYQFFIRIVFDPSNEVHDAIHRYFNAHPDMHYELHLPNQRQKMAIFVSKMDHAMMELILRVRAGEIPVEISMVISNHDTHRDLVEQFGIRFHHVPFNKEIKARAEQQMIDLLDGQADFIVLARYMQILSPEFIERYKFKIINIHHSFLPAFIGAKPYAQAYDRGVKLIGATAHYVTSELDGGPIIQQDVLRVNHRYTKDELVVVGRHVENRVLADAVMWHANHKVLVHGNKTIVLGV; from the coding sequence ATGAATAATTCAGTCCTAATAGCCCATACAAAAGACCGCGTCGGTGTGACGAGTGAATTAACGTCATTGATTGCTGACGGTGGTTGCAATATCGAACATTTAGATCATTTCTTAGATCATGAATCGTATCAATTTTTCATTCGCATTGTATTCGATCCTTCTAATGAAGTTCACGATGCTATTCATAGATATTTTAACGCACATCCTGACATGCATTATGAACTACATTTGCCGAATCAGCGTCAAAAGATGGCGATTTTTGTGTCGAAGATGGATCATGCGATGATGGAATTAATTTTGCGTGTTCGTGCGGGTGAGATTCCTGTTGAGATCTCGATGGTCATTAGTAATCATGATACACATCGCGATCTTGTTGAGCAGTTCGGCATTCGGTTCCATCATGTACCGTTCAATAAGGAGATTAAAGCTCGTGCTGAACAACAAATGATTGACTTGTTAGATGGACAAGCAGATTTCATCGTGCTTGCACGTTATATGCAAATATTATCACCTGAGTTTATTGAGCGATACAAGTTTAAGATTATTAATATTCACCATAGTTTTTTACCCGCATTTATTGGTGCGAAGCCATATGCACAGGCGTATGACCGTGGTGTGAAATTGATCGGTGCAACAGCACATTATGTAACGAGTGAACTAGATGGCGGCCCGATTATTCAACAAGATGTATTACGTGTCAATCATCGATACACGAAAGATGAACTTGTTGTCGTTGGTCGTCACGTTGAAAATCGAGTGCTAGCCGATGCCGTCATGTGGCATGCTAATCATAAAGTGTTAGTCCATGGTAATAAAACGATTGTGTTGGGTGTTTAA
- the purS gene encoding phosphoribosylformylglycinamidine synthase subunit PurS, whose amino-acid sequence MKHVELNVRLQPQVLDTQGQTLTRAVHDMGYEQIDDIRVGKVLTFTIDEKDEANIEEVVNTLSDKLFANTVIETYDYTIKDLESDVE is encoded by the coding sequence ATGAAACACGTTGAATTAAATGTTAGGTTACAACCACAAGTATTAGATACTCAAGGACAAACATTAACACGCGCGGTACACGATATGGGTTATGAGCAAATTGACGACATTCGTGTTGGTAAAGTATTAACGTTTACAATCGATGAAAAAGATGAAGCGAATATTGAGGAAGTCGTCAATACACTATCTGACAAACTATTTGCAAATACAGTGATTGAAACATACGACTATACGATTAAAGATTTAGAAAGTGACGTGGAGTAA
- a CDS encoding nuclease-related domain-containing protein, with product MLNFSEAYILHVNDRIHLNESDAVQLSNVQNGITGEKLFLEFFDGLKAVAMIHGLRLDIKGEVQYDFLFIQEGEVYHYEIKNYQGQLEERNGLVKNQHGYIYKNIFQQFDRANVLLEQILNEYRVESYIVFINPSCTIKTDRRDVLEYQDLKQRVEFHQAKKSTSHDFELAKLLKSHHLHRSKYERIHYYDFDQLSPGVKCPECMRFFEDCYGGRDYVKCSYCHHKMRKQELIFETIKQVELLKNDYYTALEISKWSGISKRTVHKVLNHYCDSFGSNRATRYVLRDEFRPKIFNTIK from the coding sequence ATGCTCAATTTTAGCGAAGCATATATACTTCATGTCAATGATAGAATTCATTTAAATGAAAGCGATGCGGTTCAGTTATCGAATGTACAGAACGGTATAACGGGTGAGAAATTATTTCTTGAATTTTTTGATGGTTTGAAGGCGGTCGCGATGATCCATGGCTTGAGGCTTGATATTAAAGGTGAAGTTCAATATGACTTCTTATTCATTCAAGAAGGTGAGGTCTATCATTATGAAATCAAAAATTATCAAGGACAATTGGAAGAGCGTAATGGCTTAGTTAAAAATCAACATGGTTATATTTATAAAAATATTTTTCAGCAATTTGATCGAGCGAATGTATTGTTAGAGCAAATATTGAATGAATATCGTGTTGAATCGTACATCGTCTTCATCAATCCTAGCTGTACTATTAAAACTGACCGCCGTGATGTATTGGAATATCAAGATTTGAAACAACGTGTTGAATTTCACCAAGCGAAAAAATCGACATCTCATGATTTTGAATTGGCTAAGCTATTGAAGAGTCATCACTTACATCGATCTAAATATGAACGTATTCATTATTACGATTTTGATCAACTATCACCAGGTGTCAAGTGCCCAGAATGTATGAGGTTTTTTGAGGATTGTTATGGGGGAAGGGATTATGTAAAGTGTAGCTATTGTCACCATAAAATGAGAAAACAAGAATTGATTTTTGAAACAATAAAACAAGTAGAATTACTAAAAAATGATTATTACACAGCACTTGAAATTTCAAAATGGAGTGGCATCAGTAAAAGAACGGTCCATAAGGTTTTAAATCATTATTGTGATTCTTTCGGTTCAAACAGAGCCACAAGATATGTATTGAGAGATGAATTTCGACCAAAAATTTTTAATACAATCAAATAA
- the purQ gene encoding phosphoribosylformylglycinamidine synthase subunit PurQ, with amino-acid sequence MKFAVIRFPGSNCDRDMYNAAKKIDCEVEYVDYRKTSLEGFDGVLIPGGFSFGDYLRSGAMAKVAPIMDEIKRFADEGKLVLGVCNGFQVLTEARLLPGALIHNDHHQFICRNDSIRVNNHSQFTHLYDIGEDLTIPIAHGEGHYYCDDETYQSLVDNHQIMFTYNDNPNGSYKDIAGITNEQGNVLGMMPHPERALDQLLSTDDGLKLFQSMITPYEKGE; translated from the coding sequence ATGAAATTTGCTGTCATTCGATTTCCGGGGTCTAATTGTGACCGTGATATGTACAATGCTGCCAAAAAGATTGACTGTGAAGTAGAATACGTAGATTATCGTAAAACGAGCTTAGAAGGATTCGATGGTGTTCTCATTCCAGGCGGATTCAGCTTCGGTGATTACTTACGTAGTGGGGCAATGGCCAAAGTTGCTCCGATTATGGATGAAATTAAACGCTTTGCCGATGAAGGTAAACTTGTTCTTGGTGTATGTAACGGATTCCAAGTGTTGACTGAAGCGAGATTGTTACCAGGCGCTTTGATTCATAACGATCATCATCAGTTTATTTGTCGTAATGATTCAATTCGTGTCAACAATCATTCACAATTCACTCATTTATATGACATCGGAGAAGACTTAACGATTCCAATCGCACATGGTGAAGGTCATTACTATTGCGATGATGAGACGTACCAATCACTTGTAGACAATCATCAAATTATGTTTACTTACAACGATAATCCGAACGGATCTTATAAAGATATCGCAGGTATTACGAACGAACAAGGGAACGTGCTTGGCATGATGCCACACCCAGAACGTGCGTTGGATCAATTACTATCAACAGATGATGGATTGAAGTTATTCCAATCAATGATCACACCATATGAGAAGGGAGAATAA
- a CDS encoding bifunctional 5,10-methylenetetrahydrofolate dehydrogenase/5,10-methenyltetrahydrofolate cyclohydrolase: MAKLLNGKNIAKSYRETLKQQVSELKEKGVTPNLTVVLVGEDGASKSYVNAKHKACQSIGMDSVIKHFDADITEEALLKEIKALNEDTGVHGILVQVPLPSHIDEHLVLETIDPSKDVDGFHPENIGKMHLGIDTFAPCTPLGIMHLIKETGIDIAGKNALVIGRSHIVGQPVAQLLLNESATVMIAHSKTQNLESLLGQADIVVSAVGQPGLVSGEHLKDGVIAIDVGNTVVDGKLVGDFDFDSVSNKASYITPVPGGVGPMTITYVLNNTVRACREQI; this comes from the coding sequence ATGGCTAAACTATTAAATGGTAAAAACATCGCGAAATCATATCGCGAAACATTAAAACAACAAGTCAGTGAATTAAAAGAAAAAGGTGTAACGCCGAACTTAACGGTTGTCTTAGTCGGCGAAGATGGTGCTTCGAAGTCATACGTCAACGCAAAGCATAAAGCATGTCAATCGATTGGAATGGATTCTGTGATTAAGCATTTCGATGCAGATATTACTGAAGAGGCGTTATTAAAAGAAATTAAAGCGTTGAATGAAGACACAGGCGTCCATGGAATACTCGTCCAAGTGCCACTACCATCGCATATTGATGAACATTTAGTGTTAGAAACGATTGATCCGAGTAAAGATGTTGACGGTTTCCATCCCGAAAACATCGGTAAGATGCATTTAGGCATTGATACTTTTGCACCGTGTACACCACTCGGCATCATGCATTTAATTAAAGAAACAGGCATCGACATTGCGGGTAAAAATGCACTTGTCATTGGTCGTAGCCATATCGTCGGACAACCTGTTGCACAACTGCTATTGAACGAGTCCGCAACGGTTATGATTGCGCACTCTAAAACTCAAAATTTAGAGTCGTTACTTGGTCAAGCAGACATTGTCGTTAGTGCTGTTGGACAACCTGGACTAGTTTCTGGTGAGCATTTAAAAGATGGAGTCATTGCGATTGATGTCGGAAATACAGTCGTTGATGGAAAATTAGTCGGTGATTTTGACTTTGACTCTGTCAGTAACAAAGCCTCATATATTACACCAGTACCTGGTGGCGTTGGTCCGATGACCATCACATATGTATTGAACAACACTGTTCGTGCGTGTCGCGAGCAAATTTAA
- the purK gene encoding 5-(carboxyamino)imidazole ribonucleotide synthase, translating to MTYTKLKFQDTIGIIGGGQLGKMMAQSAVERGFKVIVLDPSGDAVAKSSSDDFVQAAFDDLESIKQFAARCDVITYEFENINAEVLNHLTEHYNLPQRDEAIKLLQDRYVEKQTLTKAGVHIAPYHFVDSKSSLDEAIETIGYPLMLKTQFGGYDGKGQIKMTSDETYEEALQLIDEAPCVAEQFIDLKTEVSVTATRGQDGQLIFFPLQENIHQDQVLFQTKVPSSFISYEDKAREEVQKIVNEVHFVGSFTVEFFISQDDQLYVNEIAPRPHNSGHHSIESCNYSQFDTHILAVAGYPLPVIKLLSPAIMINLLGQQVIDFGEDVLNIEGSHVHFYGKSDVRPKRKMGHVTFLSEHLNELEHRVQQYFKL from the coding sequence ATGACTTACACTAAACTTAAATTTCAAGATACAATTGGCATTATTGGCGGTGGTCAACTCGGTAAAATGATGGCACAGTCTGCTGTTGAACGTGGATTCAAAGTGATTGTGTTAGACCCAAGCGGTGATGCTGTAGCAAAAAGTAGTAGTGATGACTTTGTCCAAGCGGCGTTCGATGACCTTGAAAGCATTAAGCAATTTGCCGCTCGATGCGACGTGATTACGTATGAGTTTGAGAACATTAACGCCGAAGTATTGAATCATTTAACTGAACATTACAACTTACCACAACGCGATGAAGCGATTAAATTACTCCAAGACCGTTATGTTGAGAAACAAACACTGACAAAAGCAGGCGTACATATTGCACCATATCATTTTGTCGATTCTAAATCCTCATTAGATGAAGCAATTGAAACGATTGGTTATCCATTGATGTTAAAGACACAGTTTGGTGGATATGATGGTAAAGGCCAAATTAAAATGACGTCAGACGAAACGTACGAAGAAGCACTTCAACTTATTGATGAAGCGCCTTGCGTTGCTGAACAATTCATCGATTTGAAAACAGAAGTGAGTGTGACAGCAACACGTGGACAAGATGGTCAACTTATATTTTTCCCGTTACAAGAAAATATTCATCAAGATCAAGTGTTATTCCAAACGAAAGTACCTTCGTCATTTATTTCCTATGAAGATAAAGCGCGTGAAGAGGTACAAAAAATCGTAAATGAAGTGCACTTTGTTGGGAGCTTCACGGTGGAATTCTTCATATCACAAGACGATCAATTGTACGTCAATGAGATTGCACCTAGACCACATAATTCAGGGCATCATTCCATTGAATCATGCAATTACTCTCAATTTGATACGCATATATTAGCTGTTGCAGGTTATCCACTACCGGTCATCAAATTATTATCCCCAGCCATTATGATTAACTTATTAGGTCAACAGGTTATTGACTTCGGTGAAGATGTATTAAACATAGAAGGAAGCCATGTTCACTTCTACGGTAAATCAGATGTAAGACCGAAGCGCAAAATGGGACATGTCACATTTTTATCTGAGCATTTAAACGAACTTGAGCACCGTGTGCAACAATATTTCAAACTTTAG
- a CDS encoding type 1 glutamine amidotransferase domain-containing protein has translation MSKKIAVVVTDLVEDIEFTSPKDAYVEAGHTVETISYKKGSIEGKQGASFDIDKTIDDVKASDYDALLIPGGFSPDLLRADEEGRFGQFTKQFVEAGKPVFAICHGPQLLIDTDLLEGKKLTSFISVRKDLENAGANVVDESVVVDSNIVTSRTPDDLEDFNRESLALL, from the coding sequence ATGAGTAAAAAAATAGCAGTAGTTGTAACAGACTTAGTTGAAGATATAGAGTTTACTAGCCCGAAAGATGCTTACGTTGAAGCAGGTCATACTGTTGAAACAATTAGTTATAAGAAAGGTTCAATCGAAGGGAAACAAGGTGCATCGTTTGATATTGATAAGACAATCGATGATGTGAAGGCATCTGATTACGATGCGTTATTGATCCCTGGTGGTTTCTCTCCAGACTTACTTCGTGCAGACGAAGAGGGGCGTTTCGGTCAGTTCACGAAGCAATTCGTTGAAGCGGGTAAACCGGTATTCGCGATTTGCCATGGTCCTCAATTATTAATTGATACGGATTTACTAGAAGGGAAAAAGTTAACGTCATTTATCTCAGTTCGTAAAGATTTAGAAAATGCTGGTGCGAATGTGGTTGATGAGTCAGTTGTTGTCGATTCTAATATCGTCACAAGCCGAACACCAGATGATTTAGAAGACTTTAACCGTGAGTCTTTAGCGTTACTTTAA
- the purL gene encoding phosphoribosylformylglycinamidine synthase subunit PurL, whose protein sequence is MSQFIEPTIEQIKDEKLYQEMGLTDQEFDKVQEILGRLPNYTEIGIFSVMWSEHCSYKHSKPFLKQFPTDGEHVLMGPGEGAGVVDIGDDQAVVFKVESHNHPSAVEPYQGAATGVGGIIRDIESIGARPVALLNSLRFGELTSKETKRLFRGVVSGIGGYGNCIGIPTIAGEIEFDRYYEGNPLVNAMCVGVIDHQDIQKGTAKGVGNSVIYVGLKTGRDGIHGATFASEELSEESESKRPSVQIGDPFVGKKLMEATLEAIQTEGLVGIQDMGAAGLTSSSSEMAAKGGSGIHLQLEKVPTREHGISPYEMMLSETQERMLLVVEKGYEQKFLDLFDHYELDSAVIGEVTDTDRFVLTYNDEVFADIPVQPLSDEAPVYILEGKVETLSPSIQYDELDIEQLTTQLIQHPTMANKSWAYEQYDSQVGANTIRRSGIEAGIVRVEGTNKALAVSIDGKARHVYSDNTVGGESVVLSAYQDLIATGAKPLAMTDCLNYGNPEKPHIYAQLQKSTEGMANACRILNTPVVSGNVSLYNETPVSSILPTPVVGMVGLIDDVEYLKDQQVKVGDYIYVAGSLTEELAGSQVEKLLSEEISAMNTSIDLEHVKTMSEGIRALIVDGKINHVRPIGRGGFVVKLMQTLSHFDLSADIDVDYSASQLFSEVAGNYIIFSSTELSNDDYTFVGRITDEDTIRLTQQGNTITFDQQTIKSHWKGSIESCMTSKA, encoded by the coding sequence ATGAGTCAATTTATTGAACCGACAATAGAACAGATTAAAGACGAAAAGTTATATCAAGAGATGGGGTTGACAGATCAAGAATTCGATAAAGTCCAAGAAATTTTAGGTAGATTACCGAATTATACTGAGATTGGTATTTTCAGTGTGATGTGGAGTGAACATTGTTCATACAAACATTCGAAGCCATTTTTGAAGCAATTCCCGACAGATGGAGAACATGTCTTAATGGGGCCAGGTGAAGGAGCCGGTGTCGTTGACATTGGTGACGATCAAGCGGTCGTCTTCAAAGTTGAGTCGCATAACCATCCATCAGCGGTTGAGCCGTATCAAGGGGCTGCAACAGGTGTCGGTGGAATTATTCGTGATATCGAAAGTATCGGAGCTAGACCGGTTGCATTACTGAACTCATTACGGTTCGGTGAGCTAACGTCTAAAGAGACGAAACGACTATTTCGTGGTGTTGTCAGTGGTATTGGTGGATACGGTAACTGTATTGGTATTCCGACGATTGCTGGTGAGATTGAATTCGACCGTTATTACGAAGGGAATCCACTCGTCAATGCGATGTGTGTCGGTGTCATTGATCATCAAGACATTCAGAAAGGGACTGCGAAAGGTGTCGGTAACTCAGTCATTTACGTTGGATTAAAAACTGGTCGAGACGGCATTCACGGTGCAACGTTTGCATCAGAAGAACTTAGTGAAGAGTCAGAATCAAAACGACCATCTGTCCAAATTGGTGACCCATTCGTTGGAAAGAAGTTAATGGAAGCGACATTAGAAGCCATTCAAACAGAAGGACTGGTCGGCATTCAAGATATGGGTGCAGCGGGTCTAACATCAAGTTCATCAGAGATGGCAGCAAAAGGTGGCTCAGGCATTCACTTACAATTAGAAAAAGTGCCAACACGTGAACATGGCATCTCACCGTACGAAATGATGTTATCTGAAACACAAGAAAGAATGCTTCTTGTTGTAGAGAAAGGTTATGAGCAAAAGTTCTTAGACTTATTCGATCACTACGAATTAGACAGTGCAGTCATTGGAGAAGTGACTGATACGGATCGATTCGTCTTAACATACAATGATGAAGTGTTTGCCGATATCCCAGTGCAACCGTTAAGTGATGAAGCCCCTGTATATATTTTAGAAGGAAAAGTAGAAACATTAAGCCCGTCTATACAATACGATGAATTAGATATCGAACAGCTAACGACTCAGCTCATTCAACATCCAACGATGGCGAATAAGTCATGGGCATACGAGCAATATGATTCACAAGTTGGTGCGAATACGATTCGTAGAAGCGGTATCGAAGCAGGAATTGTTAGAGTAGAAGGTACGAATAAAGCCCTTGCGGTGAGCATCGATGGTAAAGCAAGACACGTCTATAGTGATAATACAGTCGGTGGTGAATCCGTTGTATTAAGTGCTTATCAAGATTTAATTGCAACAGGTGCTAAGCCGTTAGCAATGACCGATTGCTTAAACTATGGAAATCCTGAGAAACCACATATTTACGCTCAATTACAGAAGTCAACTGAAGGGATGGCCAATGCATGTCGTATCTTGAACACACCTGTCGTGAGCGGTAACGTTTCATTATATAACGAGACACCTGTTTCAAGTATTTTACCAACGCCAGTTGTCGGGATGGTCGGTTTAATTGATGATGTTGAATACTTAAAAGACCAACAGGTTAAAGTTGGAGACTATATTTATGTCGCGGGATCTTTAACAGAAGAACTTGCAGGCTCTCAAGTTGAGAAATTATTATCTGAAGAAATTTCTGCGATGAATACATCAATTGATTTAGAACACGTGAAGACAATGAGTGAGGGCATCAGAGCATTGATTGTAGATGGTAAGATCAACCATGTACGTCCAATCGGCCGTGGCGGGTTCGTTGTGAAGTTAATGCAAACATTATCACACTTTGATTTATCAGCGGATATTGACGTAGATTATTCAGCGTCTCAATTATTCTCAGAAGTTGCAGGGAATTATATCATCTTCTCATCGACTGAATTATCAAATGACGACTACACATTTGTCGGTCGAATTACGGATGAAGATACGATTCGTTTAACACAGCAAGGCAATACAATAACGTTTGATCAACAGACGATTAAGTCACATTGGAAGGGATCCATCGAATCATGTATGACATCAAAGGCTTAA
- the purE gene encoding 5-(carboxyamino)imidazole ribonucleotide mutase, translated as MKVAIIMGSSSDWETMKEACTMLNHFSIPYDKKVVSAHRTPEMMMEFSHQAKSNGYSVIIAGAGGAAHLPGMVASMTTLPVIGVPIQSKALNGMDSLLSITQMPGGIPVATMSIGKSGAKNAGILAARLIGMTDEHISTQLDDYAQSLKDKVEDMQHDLH; from the coding sequence ATGAAAGTTGCAATCATTATGGGCTCAAGTTCCGATTGGGAAACGATGAAAGAAGCATGTACGATGTTAAATCATTTTAGTATTCCTTATGATAAGAAAGTTGTCAGTGCGCACCGTACTCCTGAGATGATGATGGAATTCAGTCATCAGGCGAAATCGAATGGTTACAGCGTCATCATTGCTGGAGCTGGTGGTGCAGCCCATTTACCAGGCATGGTGGCAAGCATGACGACGTTACCCGTCATTGGAGTCCCGATTCAGTCGAAAGCATTGAATGGTATGGATTCGTTGCTGTCCATCACGCAAATGCCAGGTGGCATTCCAGTTGCGACGATGTCTATCGGTAAATCAGGTGCGAAAAATGCAGGAATTTTAGCCGCGCGATTGATCGGTATGACAGATGAACACATTAGTACTCAATTAGATGACTACGCACAATCATTGAAAGACAAGGTGGAGGATATGCAACATGACTTACACTAA
- the purF gene encoding amidophosphoribosyltransferase, whose translation MYDIKGLNEECGVFGIYGHDSAATLTYMALHALQHRGQEGAGIVASNGENLFGARGMGLLPEALPEQKVKSLASYKNAIGHVRYATTGASELSNVQPFLFKSHKGDLGLAHNGNLVNAKKVRDALEDEGAIFQTSSDSEVLAHLLAKSKAATRKDKIKHALKQIKGAFAFVILHEDSLTVALDDHGVRPLMLGEVDGAYCVASETCAFHAIGATYIRDIMPGEVLTITEDGIDEDRYVDTTYPNMCSMEYIYFARADSEFHQNSIYRIRKALGSALAEEMGDIDADMVIGVPDSSLAAAKGFSAQSGIINEQGLLKNRYVGRTFITPDQVMRERAVRMKLSPVYDLVKDKKVIVIDDSIVRGTTSKYIVQALKNAGAKEVHMGISSPPLKNPCYYGIDVSTHAEIIASKKSVAEIRVEIGADSLTYLSVDRMHDVFKQFGSRGQCDACFTGNYPIEIIDHILPQEKDRKVKGV comes from the coding sequence ATGTATGACATCAAAGGCTTAAATGAAGAGTGTGGAGTATTTGGCATTTATGGACACGATAGTGCTGCAACATTAACGTATATGGCACTTCATGCATTGCAACACCGTGGTCAAGAAGGTGCTGGCATTGTTGCGAGTAATGGAGAAAATTTATTCGGTGCACGTGGCATGGGATTGTTACCTGAAGCGTTACCTGAACAAAAAGTAAAGTCACTTGCATCGTATAAAAATGCAATCGGCCACGTTCGTTACGCAACAACCGGTGCAAGTGAGCTAAGTAACGTTCAACCGTTCTTATTTAAGAGTCATAAAGGTGATTTAGGTCTTGCACATAACGGAAATTTAGTGAATGCAAAAAAGGTTCGCGATGCATTAGAAGATGAAGGTGCAATTTTCCAAACTTCATCCGATTCTGAAGTGCTTGCGCATTTACTCGCAAAGAGTAAAGCGGCAACGAGAAAAGATAAAATAAAACATGCACTGAAACAAATTAAAGGCGCATTTGCATTTGTTATTTTACACGAAGATTCATTAACGGTTGCATTAGATGACCATGGTGTTCGACCATTAATGCTAGGTGAGGTTGATGGTGCGTATTGTGTTGCGAGTGAGACGTGTGCGTTTCATGCGATTGGAGCGACATACATTCGTGATATTATGCCGGGTGAAGTGTTGACGATTACAGAAGATGGCATCGATGAAGATCGTTACGTTGATACGACATACCCGAATATGTGTTCAATGGAATATATCTATTTCGCAAGAGCAGACAGTGAATTTCATCAGAACTCTATTTATCGTATTCGTAAAGCACTCGGTTCTGCACTCGCTGAAGAGATGGGAGATATTGATGCGGATATGGTCATCGGTGTACCGGATTCATCCCTTGCAGCGGCGAAAGGGTTTAGTGCACAGTCAGGTATCATTAATGAGCAAGGGCTATTGAAGAATCGGTATGTCGGTCGTACGTTTATTACACCAGATCAAGTGATGCGAGAACGTGCGGTACGAATGAAGCTTTCACCGGTTTATGATTTGGTTAAAGATAAAAAAGTGATCGTCATCGACGATTCAATCGTTCGTGGAACAACGAGTAAATATATTGTACAAGCACTGAAAAATGCAGGAGCGAAAGAAGTGCACATGGGTATTTCATCACCACCGCTTAAAAATCCATGTTATTACGGTATTGATGTGTCAACGCATGCAGAAATTATCGCATCGAAAAAAAGCGTCGCAGAAATTCGAGTTGAAATTGGCGCAGATAGTTTAACGTATTTATCAGTTGATCGTATGCACGATGTATTCAAACAGTTTGGATCACGCGGTCAATGTGACGCATGCTTTACAGGGAATTATCCAATTGAAATCATTGATCATATTTTGCCACAAGAAAAAGATCGTAAAGTGAAAGGGGTCTAG